A stretch of Chitinophaga caeni DNA encodes these proteins:
- a CDS encoding TatD family hydrolase, producing MNFIDTHVHLYSEEFEQDRPEMIQRALDAGVDHLYMPNIDSSSIEGMMSLVDQFPGHCFPMMGLHPVYVKENVADELQIVREWLDKGKFYAIGEIGLDFYWDKTHTEQQYLAFETQVQWAVERKLPIAIHSRESTRECIDVVKKIHDGNLGGVFHCFSGSLEEAKEIIDLGFYLGIGGVVTFKKAGLDKIVEAIDLQHIVLETDAPYLAPSPYRGKRNESAYIPIIAQKIADIKNLKIEEVASITSINAAKLFKTL from the coding sequence ATGAATTTTATCGATACCCATGTGCACCTGTATTCCGAAGAATTTGAACAGGACCGTCCTGAAATGATCCAACGTGCGCTAGACGCCGGGGTAGACCACCTATACATGCCAAATATTGATAGTAGTTCCATTGAAGGTATGATGAGCCTCGTGGATCAATTCCCGGGACATTGTTTCCCCATGATGGGCTTACACCCAGTATATGTTAAAGAAAACGTTGCAGATGAACTGCAAATTGTGCGGGAATGGCTGGATAAAGGGAAATTTTATGCCATCGGGGAAATCGGACTGGATTTCTATTGGGATAAAACACATACGGAGCAACAATACCTTGCTTTTGAAACGCAAGTACAATGGGCAGTAGAACGCAAGCTACCCATCGCGATACATAGCCGTGAATCTACGAGGGAATGTATCGATGTAGTCAAGAAAATTCATGACGGTAACCTTGGCGGGGTGTTCCATTGTTTCTCCGGCAGCCTGGAAGAAGCGAAAGAAATTATCGATTTGGGCTTTTACCTGGGGATCGGTGGCGTGGTGACCTTTAAGAAGGCCGGGTTGGACAAAATAGTCGAAGCCATCGACCTGCAACATATCGTTTTAGAGACCGATGCGCCTTACCTTGCCCCGAGCCCATACCGTGGGAAAAGGAACGAGAGCGCCTACATCCCGATCATCGCTCAAAAGATCGCAGATATAAAAAATCTAAAAATTGAGGAAGTAGCCTCTATTACATCCATCAATGCGGCCAAATTATTCAAAACGCTTTAA
- a CDS encoding RteC domain-containing protein yields the protein MTSSLNHIISEIQRKENAISLPAPNAIDEEYQTTMYLKEYLWSIREDITKQGFKNHWEEINFFRNIKPYILSKLIYHNKIFRIQTACPVDGGKMYASYFSEQLQGLKQEYREHIYNSDFYRYYRSGRTDRDETYFRLGNINSHDGLNSFVFEIDPPFSTYYDNKVARIIANDLLYTYILQKINDDEMAGSLSARDISSNGILWTDTKNALIELIYALYANGSLSYGKVGIRKVSLVFEKLFQITLGDLHNAFHRMKYRANSRTAFLDQLKSSLEEYMDKDL from the coding sequence ATGACATCTTCATTAAATCATATTATTTCGGAGATACAGCGAAAAGAAAATGCCATTTCGCTGCCTGCACCTAATGCAATTGATGAAGAATATCAAACGACAATGTACCTGAAAGAGTATTTATGGTCAATAAGAGAAGATATTACAAAACAGGGATTTAAAAACCATTGGGAAGAAATCAATTTCTTTCGCAATATTAAACCGTACATCCTCTCCAAACTCATTTACCACAATAAAATATTTCGCATACAGACAGCTTGTCCAGTTGACGGAGGGAAAATGTATGCGAGTTATTTTTCAGAACAATTGCAGGGATTAAAACAGGAATACAGGGAGCATATCTACAATTCAGATTTTTACAGATATTATCGCTCGGGAAGAACCGACCGTGATGAAACCTACTTTAGGTTAGGCAACATTAATTCCCACGACGGTCTGAACAGCTTTGTTTTTGAAATTGACCCGCCATTTTCAACTTATTATGATAACAAAGTTGCTCGGATAATAGCCAACGATTTACTCTACACCTACATACTCCAAAAAATCAACGATGATGAAATGGCAGGCTCTCTTTCTGCAAGGGATATTTCATCTAACGGTATCCTTTGGACGGATACCAAAAATGCTCTGATAGAACTGATTTATGCGCTGTATGCAAATGGCTCTCTTTCCTACGGTAAAGTAGGCATACGAAAAGTCAGTCTGGTTTTTGAAAAACTGTTTCAGATTACCTTAGGAGATTTGCATAATGCTTTCCACCGAATGAAATATCGTGCCAATTCCCGAACCGCATTTTTAGACCAGCTGAAATCTTCTTTGGAAGAATATATGGACAAGGACTTATAG
- a CDS encoding MFS transporter — MNKQPEKYVSNKRNIAVGIVFFLLGLSFTTWTSRIADIQQKLNLTDGQLGSVLFAMPVGLWVSLAVSGWFVKKYSSKSIAVWGVILYHITLVAIGMCSTTIQLVISLFLSGLFYSAVNVSMNTQGTIAEQNVNKTLLPFFHGIWSVAGFIGAFIGTLLIKNGIPFITQFTIIASLGISTILLFKKYLFYRPELEKVGKTFAIPEKSLIILGVIAFFAMICESTMYVWSVVYFQKEVHNANNNIGIGYSVFMAMMTIGRFANNFLLGKYGIRNLIIINACLIFSGTLVAIIYPSLIGGSIGFGLVGLGISSMVPLVAGVASKTERMAPASGIASVLTIGFIGFLIGPPLIGFLSQQFNLKIAFVLLAVSSTFIGALSRFLKP, encoded by the coding sequence ATGAATAAACAGCCAGAAAAGTACGTTTCCAACAAACGAAATATTGCGGTCGGTATCGTATTCTTTTTGTTGGGATTAAGTTTTACAACTTGGACTTCCAGAATAGCCGATATTCAGCAAAAACTAAACTTAACGGACGGACAGTTAGGCAGTGTTTTATTTGCTATGCCTGTTGGCTTATGGGTATCATTAGCCGTTTCGGGTTGGTTTGTCAAAAAATATTCGAGTAAATCCATTGCAGTTTGGGGGGTGATTTTATACCATATCACGTTGGTAGCAATAGGTATGTGCAGTACCACGATACAGCTTGTTATCAGTCTTTTTCTGTCGGGATTATTTTATAGTGCCGTAAATGTGTCTATGAATACACAGGGAACGATTGCGGAACAAAATGTGAACAAAACTTTATTGCCTTTTTTTCACGGTATTTGGAGCGTGGCGGGTTTTATAGGAGCTTTTATCGGAACGCTGTTAATCAAAAACGGGATACCGTTTATAACACAATTCACTATTATTGCTTCTTTGGGAATATCCACTATTCTTTTATTCAAAAAATATCTTTTTTACAGACCCGAATTGGAGAAAGTAGGGAAAACCTTTGCTATACCCGAAAAATCACTCATTATACTTGGAGTGATTGCATTCTTTGCAATGATTTGCGAAAGCACGATGTATGTTTGGAGTGTGGTTTATTTTCAAAAAGAGGTACATAATGCAAATAACAATATTGGAATTGGCTATTCGGTTTTTATGGCGATGATGACCATAGGCAGGTTTGCGAATAATTTTCTATTGGGTAAATATGGCATTAGAAACCTTATTATTATAAATGCCTGCCTTATCTTTTCGGGAACATTGGTTGCGATTATTTATCCAAGTCTTATAGGAGGTTCGATTGGCTTTGGCTTGGTTGGATTGGGCATTTCCTCAATGGTTCCGCTCGTAGCAGGGGTGGCAAGCAAAACGGAAAGAATGGCTCCCGCTTCGGGAATTGCATCCGTTCTAACTATTGGATTTATTGGTTTCCTAATTGGACCACCTTTAATTGGCTTTCTATCCCAACAATTCAATCTAAAGATTGCATTTGTGCTTTTAGCGGTTTCATCAACATTTATAGGTGCTCTATCTCGGTTTTTAAAGCCTTGA
- a CDS encoding aldo/keto reductase: MGLTDYRTLGKSGLRISPLTLGTMTFGEDWGFGANPTDAHAILNEYIGNGGNVIDTANIYTKGHSEKIIGDFLANKSVRRDALVISTKFWGNLYPYDANGGGTGRKSIIQSLEHSLKRLQTDYIDLYWLHAYDPHTPIEETLSTLQDLVSAGKIRYIAVSDTPAWKITEAQMLAKFRGWSAFIGLQLEYSLLERSVENELIPMALDMGLGVMPWSPLKEGILSGKYTRENKGQQLSGRNESRISPELSENTYRIIEQLTAIAKDRNAPVSTVAIAWVMHQKGVTSTLLGARTLEQLKQNIKASELKLSTEELKALNKLSVPELPFPHSLLKGTADLLQAGTTINGIKSNVAEILPQNDDERYE; encoded by the coding sequence ATGGGTTTAACAGATTACAGGACATTGGGCAAATCGGGATTGCGTATCAGTCCGTTAACATTGGGAACAATGACTTTTGGCGAAGATTGGGGTTTTGGGGCAAACCCTACTGATGCACACGCAATATTGAATGAATATATCGGGAATGGCGGAAATGTGATTGATACGGCAAATATTTACACCAAAGGGCATTCGGAAAAAATCATTGGGGATTTTTTGGCTAATAAATCCGTCCGTAGAGATGCTTTGGTTATTTCTACGAAGTTTTGGGGCAATCTGTACCCCTATGACGCTAACGGTGGCGGTACGGGCAGAAAAAGTATTATCCAGTCTTTGGAACATTCTTTAAAAAGATTGCAGACCGATTACATAGACCTCTATTGGTTGCACGCTTACGACCCCCATACACCCATAGAAGAAACCCTCTCGACCTTGCAAGATTTGGTAAGTGCGGGAAAAATACGGTACATCGCTGTTTCCGATACTCCTGCATGGAAAATCACAGAAGCCCAAATGCTTGCGAAATTCAGAGGTTGGTCGGCATTTATTGGTTTACAATTAGAGTATTCCCTTTTGGAAAGGTCGGTAGAGAACGAATTAATACCAATGGCTTTGGATATGGGATTAGGTGTTATGCCTTGGTCGCCATTAAAAGAGGGCATATTAAGCGGAAAGTACACAAGAGAAAATAAAGGTCAGCAATTAAGTGGCAGGAACGAAAGCAGGATAAGTCCGGAGCTTTCCGAAAATACCTATCGGATAATTGAACAATTGACAGCTATTGCAAAAGACCGAAACGCTCCGGTATCGACTGTTGCCATTGCTTGGGTAATGCACCAAAAGGGAGTTACCTCGACTTTACTCGGAGCAAGGACATTAGAACAGCTAAAGCAGAATATTAAGGCTTCGGAATTAAAATTATCCACTGAAGAATTAAAAGCCTTAAACAAGCTGTCTGTTCCCGAACTGCCATTTCCACATAGTCTACTGAAAGGTACAGCAGACCTTTTGCAAGCAGGAACGACCATAAACGGTATAAAATCAAACGTAGCCGAAATACTTCCGCAAAATGACGATGAACGCTATGAATAA
- a CDS encoding polysaccharide deacetylase family protein, whose translation MFYFTKTPGFLKAIYKSCVWSLSPAVPKVYITFDDGPHPTITPFVLEQLNKYGAKATFFCIGKNVLAHPEVYQQVLNEGHAVGNHTHNHLNGWKTGNAKYLENISEAAKYIDSHLFRPPYGRISPFQIKHLKEMQPPYKIIMWDVLSADFDTDISGEQCVQNVVFKIQPGSIVVFHDSEKAWDRLEYALPRVLEFCKKKGWAMEALR comes from the coding sequence ATGTTTTATTTTACAAAAACACCCGGATTTCTAAAAGCGATTTACAAAAGCTGCGTTTGGAGTCTATCCCCCGCCGTACCCAAGGTATATATCACTTTTGATGATGGCCCGCATCCTACAATTACCCCGTTCGTGCTGGAGCAACTCAATAAATATGGCGCGAAGGCCACCTTTTTTTGCATTGGCAAAAACGTGCTGGCACATCCCGAAGTGTATCAACAGGTTTTAAACGAAGGTCATGCAGTTGGCAACCATACCCATAACCACCTTAACGGCTGGAAAACAGGCAATGCCAAGTATCTCGAAAATATAAGCGAAGCCGCAAAATATATTGATTCACATTTGTTCAGGCCACCATATGGCCGCATATCACCATTCCAGATCAAGCATCTGAAGGAGATGCAGCCACCTTATAAAATCATAATGTGGGATGTTTTGAGCGCGGATTTCGATACGGATATCAGCGGGGAACAGTGCGTGCAAAACGTGGTATTCAAGATACAACCAGGCTCCATCGTGGTATTTCATGATAGTGAAAAAGCTTGGGATCGATTGGAATACGCTTTGCCAAGGGTTTTAGAGTTTTGCAAGAAGAAGGGTTGGGCCATGGAAGCATTGCGCTAA
- a CDS encoding helix-turn-helix domain-containing protein, translating to MENQNDITEFYKKKNLDIPVYLQWGTAHFDVMKIDTLKKRNEAISLLSFTRKGLYKIKLVKGNCKCHYADRTIEIEKYALVFINPMIPFLLEETEEPIKEYFCIFNDEFFSNFGNIRDYPVFQNHRDNVYSLSDDEYQKFEVLLDNMKEELSSDYEYRFDAIRNLVYELIHKAIKMNGVQPKVTKRNGADSRITLLFEELLALQFPLHSTSDYVKLRKPKDFAEQLSVSINHLNKAVKHIRNRTTSEIITDRILQEAKILLKITDWSVSEIGYSLGYETPSRFIYTFRKNMGVSPLIYRNENT from the coding sequence ATGGAAAATCAGAATGATATAACGGAATTTTATAAAAAGAAAAACCTTGATATTCCTGTCTATCTCCAATGGGGAACAGCGCATTTTGATGTAATGAAAATTGATACTTTGAAGAAAAGGAACGAAGCGATTTCCTTGCTTTCCTTTACACGAAAAGGTCTCTATAAGATAAAATTGGTAAAGGGAAATTGTAAGTGTCATTATGCGGATAGGACTATCGAAATTGAAAAGTACGCTCTGGTATTTATCAACCCTATGATACCTTTTCTTCTCGAAGAAACAGAAGAACCAATAAAGGAATACTTCTGCATTTTTAATGACGAGTTTTTCAGCAATTTCGGGAATATTAGGGATTATCCCGTTTTTCAAAATCATCGGGATAATGTATATAGTTTATCGGACGATGAGTATCAGAAATTTGAAGTCCTGTTGGACAATATGAAAGAGGAACTTTCTTCTGATTATGAATACAGGTTTGATGCTATTCGCAATCTTGTATATGAGCTTATCCATAAAGCCATAAAAATGAATGGTGTCCAACCCAAAGTAACCAAAAGAAATGGTGCTGATAGCAGGATAACGTTACTTTTCGAGGAATTGCTGGCTCTGCAATTTCCCTTGCACTCAACTTCCGATTATGTCAAACTTAGAAAACCCAAAGATTTTGCCGAACAGCTTTCCGTATCCATTAATCACTTAAATAAAGCCGTTAAGCATATCCGCAATAGAACCACTTCGGAAATTATTACGGACAGGATATTACAGGAAGCAAAAATATTGTTGAAAATCACGGACTGGTCAGTTTCAGAAATTGGCTATTCTTTAGGTTATGAAACTCCGTCAAGGTTTATTTATACTTTTCGTAAAAATATGGGTGTGTCGCCTTTGATATATAGAAATGAAAATACCTAA
- a CDS encoding asparaginase has product MTKILIIYTGGTVGMIYDEKTKALRPIGFNEIRNNLPELYRMGIDFYVYAFNPPIDSSDMQPEIWSELASIIEDRYDRYDGFVILHGSDTMAFTASALSFMLENLNKPVILTGSQLPIGKIRTDAKENIITAMEIASMKHSNGTVMVPEVCIYFDFMLFRGNRAKKYNAEKFEAFYSMNYPALAEAGIDIKHKHNYVLPAPTEPLKVNKEMDPNISVLKIFPGITRKVVESILNVPGLKGVIMETFGSGNASTQEWFLETLSNAIKKGIVIVDITQCDGGSVELGKYETSSNLKQIGVVSGHDMTFEAATTKLMYLLGQNLSLAEVKRFIEVPLRGELTIESED; this is encoded by the coding sequence ATGACAAAGATTCTCATCATTTATACCGGTGGTACCGTGGGGATGATTTACGACGAAAAAACCAAGGCCTTGCGCCCGATCGGTTTTAACGAGATCCGTAATAATCTGCCGGAATTATACCGCATGGGAATAGACTTTTACGTCTACGCGTTTAATCCCCCGATAGACTCTTCCGACATGCAGCCGGAAATCTGGTCGGAGCTGGCCAGTATTATCGAAGACCGCTACGATCGTTACGATGGATTCGTGATTCTACACGGCTCCGATACGATGGCATTTACGGCTTCCGCATTGAGTTTCATGCTGGAGAACTTAAATAAGCCCGTGATTTTAACAGGTTCGCAATTGCCTATCGGCAAAATCAGGACAGATGCCAAGGAAAATATCATTACCGCGATGGAAATAGCTTCGATGAAACATTCCAACGGTACGGTAATGGTGCCGGAAGTATGTATCTATTTTGATTTCATGTTGTTCCGCGGCAACAGGGCCAAAAAATATAATGCCGAGAAGTTCGAAGCCTTTTATTCAATGAATTACCCGGCATTAGCGGAAGCCGGCATCGATATTAAACATAAGCACAATTATGTACTACCCGCCCCTACGGAGCCGTTGAAGGTTAACAAGGAGATGGATCCCAACATCAGCGTGTTGAAGATTTTCCCGGGCATTACGAGGAAGGTGGTAGAATCTATCCTGAACGTTCCCGGCCTGAAAGGCGTTATCATGGAAACCTTCGGCAGCGGTAACGCTTCCACCCAAGAATGGTTCCTGGAAACACTGTCAAACGCGATCAAGAAAGGGATCGTTATCGTGGACATTACTCAATGTGACGGTGGTTCCGTGGAATTGGGTAAGTATGAAACCAGTTCCAACTTGAAGCAAATCGGCGTCGTGAGCGGTCATGATATGACTTTCGAAGCGGCTACTACGAAATTGATGTATTTATTGGGTCAGAACTTGTCGCTAGCAGAAGTAAAACGCTTTATAGAAGTGCCTTTACGTGGAGAATTGACTATCGAATCCGAAGATTAA